A region from the Rosa rugosa chromosome 6, drRosRugo1.1, whole genome shotgun sequence genome encodes:
- the LOC133716130 gene encoding receptor-like protein kinase FERONIA — MKPIVTLLYLSLFLHILTLFVAGQSPPYTPVDNITLACGNSGQPSSNDNREWSGDIDSKFTPIGNASESINAPPSSTASQVPYTKARLSRSKFTYTIPLSPGQKFIRLHFNPDTYSPDFQRSNSLFSVTAASFTLLKDFNASVTADASGGSLLVREFCVNIETGQRLEITFTPSKDAYAFINGIEIISMPTGLYYTSSANFIETIARSYPIENNTALEMVYRINVGGAPISPYADTGMYRTWEAADYIYLDDTSKEFSVLPQNNTIELNFVAVPEYSAPEEVCKTGRSMGMNKTINKSYNLTWVFPLDPKFYYLVRLHFCEFESDITKYGDRSFQIYMANQTAEELADVIGWSGANGNPVYRDYVVGMFMSPVGSQKKVNLFLELAALQRDSYTTYNDAILNGLEIFKLSDSNGNLAGPNPDSPPLAQQIPKSSTTSKSHASLLPIIVGVLSAVLLLLSVL, encoded by the coding sequence ATGAAACCAATCGTCACTCTTCTCTACCTCTCCTTGTTTCTCCACATCCTCACTCTCTTCGTCGCCGGTCAGTCGCCACCATACACTCCGGTCGACAATATCACCCTGGCCTGCGGCAATTCCGGCCAACCGAGCTCCAATGACAACAGAGAGTGGAGTGGAGATATCGACTCAAAATTCACCCCAATTGGTAACGCATCCGAATCCATAAATGCACCGCCGTCGTCCACCGCTAGCCAAGTCCCTTACACCAAAGCTCGGCTCTCTCGCTCCAAATTCACTTACACAATTCCCCTCTCTCCCGGCCAAAAGTTCATCCGCCTGCATTTCAATCCAGATACATACAGCCCGGACTTCCAACGCTCCAACTCCCTCTTCTCCGTCACCGCCGCCAGCTTCACTCTCCTCAAAGACTTCAACGCCTCCGTCACCGCCGACGCTTCCGGCGGGTCCCTGCTGGTCAGAGAATTCTGTGTAAACATCGAGACAGGACAGAGACTCGAGATCACCTTCACACCAAGCAAAGATGCGTACGCTTTCATCAACGGAATCGAAATCATCTCCATGCCCACCGGTCTTTACTATACTTCTTCAGCTAATTTCATCGAGACCATCGCAAGGTCATATCCGATCGAAAACAACACAGCTCTGGAGATGGTGTACCGAATCAACGTCGGCGGAGCCCCCATCTCGCCGTATGCAGACACCGGAATGTACCGGACTTGGGAAGCTGCTGACTATATTTATTTGGATGATACAAGTAAAGAATTCAGCGTGCTACCACAGAACAATACAATCGAGCTCAACTTCGTCGCAGTTCCAGAGTACTCTGCTCCAGAAGAAGTTTGCAAAACAGGTCGGTCAATGGGGATGAACAAAACCATCAACAAGAGCTATAACCTCACATGGGTATTTCCCTTAGATCCCAAGTTTTATTACCTGGTGAGACTCCATTTCTGTGAGTTTGAATCTGATATTACCAAGTATGGCGATCGGTCGTTTCAAATCTACATGGCCAATCAAACCGCAGAAGAACTTGCAGATGTCATCGGATGGAGTGGAGCTAATGGGAATCCAGTTTACAGAGACTACGTTGTGGGCATGTTCATGTCTCCGGTTGGAAGCCAGAAGAAAGTTAACCTCTTTCTAGAACTTGCAGCGCTACAGAGAGATTCGTATACTACTTACAATGATGCCATCTTGAACGGGCTGGAAATCTTCAAGCTCAGTGACTCAAATGGGAATCTTGCCGGACCCAACCCCGATTCACCTCCACTAGCACAGCAAATCCCCAAAAGTTCAACCACAAGTAAATCACATGCTTCTTTGCTCCCCATCATAGTTGGTGTACTCTCCGCAGTCCTACTTCTTCTCTCTGTTCTTTGA
- the LOC133716010 gene encoding DNA-directed RNA polymerase V subunit 5C-like, translated as MAAVVLDDAVSGGGGGGRAGCMTSRDVVGGGSLESYRYYVSRRTVMEMLSDRGYYVADSDLTRSLTEFRTAFGQNPDLDRLTICASLRSNSKNKIMVIFCGTDEIRKASVRAIYANLLNKDISSLMLVLQSKMNSYARKELENYPYKVEIFHISELLVNVTKHVLQPKYEILSAEEKKHLLRKYKLEDKKLPLMLETDAFARYFGLEKGQVVKITYHGGAVGALKTYRCIV; from the exons atggctgcCGTGGTGTTGGACGACGCCGTTTCGggtggcggtggaggaggcCGGGCGGGATGCATGACGAGCCGCGACGTCGTCGGTGGAGGGAGCTTGGAGAGCTACAGGTACTACGTGTCTCGTCGTACGGTGATGGAGATGCTGAGCGACCGAGGCTACTACGTCGCCGACTCGGACCTCACTCGCTCACTCACTGAGTTCCGTACCGCGTTCGGCCAAAACCCTGACCTCGACCGCCTCACCATCTGCGCCTCTCTCCGCTCCAATTCCAAGAACAAG ATTATGGTCATCTTCTGTGGAACTGATGAAATCAGAAAGGCGAGTGTTCGTGCCATTTATGCTAACCTCCTGAACAAAGATATAAGCTCTCTGATGCTTGTCCTGCAAAGTAAAATGAACTCCTATGCTCGAAAAGAACTGGAAAACTATCCTTACAAAGTTGAAATTTTTCAC ATCTCTGAACTGCTGGTCAATGTTACAAAGCATGTTTTACAGCCAAAGTATGAGATACTTTCTGCTGAAGAAAAGAAACATCTGCTAAGGAAGTACAAGTTGGAAGACAAGAAG CTCCCTCTCATGCTGGAAACCGATGCATTTGCACGCTACTTTGGATTGGAGAAGGGACAGGTGGTAAAGATTACTTACCATGGTGGAGCTGTTGGTGCCCTCAAAACTTACCGTTGCATTGTCTGA